The Oncorhynchus gorbuscha isolate QuinsamMale2020 ecotype Even-year linkage group LG08, OgorEven_v1.0, whole genome shotgun sequence DNA window CTTACAACCTTTCTAAAACATCTACAGAGCCATCAGAATGTATTctcaccccttgaatttttccacattttgttgtgatacagccagaaTATTTTGtctctggcctacacacaatatctcataatgtcaaagtggaattatgctttagattctttctttttttaatttttttttttacaaatggtTGAAAAATGGAAAAGGTTAAATGTCTtgaatcaataagtattcaacccctttgttatgacaagcctaaataagttcaggagtaaacatttgcttaacaagtcacataagttgcatggacttactctgtgtgcaataatagtgtttaaaatgatttttgaatgaatagctcatctctgtatcccgcacatgcaatgatctgtaaggtccctcattcaagaagtgaatttcaaacatagattcaaccacaagaccagggaggttttccaatgcctcacaaagaaggcaACTATTGGTAGAAGGCAACAaaaaaatatccctttgagcatggtgatgttATTTATGACACGTTGGATGCTGTATCTATACAGCCAataactacaaagatacaggtgtccttcctaactcatttgccggagagggagaatgatgggcaaatattgtgcaatcctggtgtggaaagctcttagagacttacactGAAATAGTCACaagtgtaatcgctgccaaaggtgcttctacaaagtattaactgaggtgtgaatacttatgtaaatgagatatttctgtacttCATGATCaatagatttgcaaaaatgtctaaaaacatgttttcactgggGTAttggtgtgtagatgggtgagaatatttaatccattttgaattcaggctgtaacacaacaaaatgttgaataagtcaTGGTTGTATGCCAAAGGTTGTGTGGCTGTGCCTGGAATGAGTCACTCTGTCCACACTGTTGTACACTGTCTGTACAACGGTGTTTAGACCAAGGCACAAACGGAAACGGCTCTGGATGGTTTTCCTGCACATCAATTTCCAACTAAACCAACCGATTCTTGTATCTGTGTACATGTGTATGTCGGAACATTGTTAATGTAGGAGGCAACCAGTCTGCCTAGGGAGACCAGCAAGGTGCGGCAGAAGGCCCAGTGCCATCTTCTAGTCCACCATCATTACCATGGGGGGGTCAGAATGGTAAGCTAAGGGATAAGCATCcagcaggggtgtgtgtgtgtgtgtgaataccccAAGGATAGATGGATAACactacacacacccctctctgctAAAAGTAAGAGAAGACATAGCTACTGCAGTGGAGCGTGACTATCTATAATGACAAAAACACACCCTTTGGCCTTTCAgaaacattatacattacatgTGACACCACAGGGTATCTCTGCTGGGTGCTAAGTTTAAAAGTCTGGTAGCCCCCCCCTCTAAGTAACTAACTCTGAAAAGGAGGATTTGAGTTACAGTAAGAGTGGCTGAGATGTCAGAGTAGGGTGTTAAAGGTGGCAGGTCTGCGCAGAGTGACATCACAGAGCCCAACTCTGTTCCTCTGGCAGTGTTGGCTCACAGGCCCACCTCACATGGATAGCTAATGCTACgtgacagagagaggcagggaggagagaaaagagaaagagaaagggatggagatcGAGAATAAAAGAGAGAGCTTTAGAAAGTGTAGAGTACTAATCACGTAGCATTAGGAGAGCAGCTCCATCTCTCACTTTGACTTGTAATTGTAGCAATGAAGTGTGACTCAAATGGCATTCAATTTGACAGGCCTCGATAAAGTTTGACACATTCCTACATTCAGCCATGGCAGCAGCAAAACCATTAAGAGTTTATTTTCAAAGAATCAGCTGTTGCTTCCGAGCACTCTACAAAAGCTGTAGAAAAGGTTATTGAACTGAATGTGAGGACAAAGTAAGAAAGAACCACTTCCACAAAGCACGGGGAAATCAATTCAAACCTGCACTCAAGCATCCCTTTCAATACCATAGACAATTAAGTACTGTGAACTGTGCTACTTTTGCCATTTGTGTCTGTACAATTAGTTTCTCGCATTATAACAATTGATTTGCGTGGGAAGGAATTATTCATGTGCTTTTATAATATATTTTCTCAGAAAGTCATAGGAGAACATTAGCATTGAATAAACCAGATTATTATTCAACATTTGATCatacatacaatacaataaaTGCACATTTAGTCAAGAGTGTTCGTTCAGTTCTGTGGATTTTGCATCTTGCCTTTGCCTGTATGAAAGTCAACATGAACATGTGCTATCTTCTGTCTAAGGGTTCTGTTTCCACTATGCTCAGCCTCTCGTTGGGGTCCGTTGGTTCTTGTACCATCAACTTCATGCGTAGACTCTCTCTGCTGTTGAGAAAGTACCTCTCCAGCTCTGCTATGGGGCCTTGTGGAGAGAACAATCGCTCTAAATAGGCTTGAGCACACATATCTGAAGTGATCAGGACAATACCAGGGGGAGCGTCCTCAGGTAGGGGTACACTCACACTCTTCCCTAACTCTTTATCCACCACAGTGAACCCAGTCACACTCCCCTCAGTCAGAGGATCCTCCCCGGTCTGCAGCCCTCCCCTACACTTTATCACAGTCACCGTACTGGCTTTGTAGCATCTGTACACAGGTAGAATCTCTCTGAAGTCCTCTTGGTACTGCTCCATTGCAGCCTGGACGACCAGCGGGTCTCCTCTCTGCTCTAGCCTGGTCAGGTGCAGCAGCATCTGCGTGTGAAAGGCGGCGCCGCTGGCCCAGTGCTTCAGGGCCTTGGAGCTGGGGCCTTCCCTGagcatggtgttcttcagctgGGTCAACAAGTAGCTCAGCTGGCCCTCCAGACGCTGGGTGTCTTCTCTCAGCTTCTGCTCATCCTTCAAGTGCATCCGGCAGCGCTTGAGGTATTCCTCCATAACGTCCTGGAGCTCCGCTCGCCGTTCCTCGACTTGGCAACCCCTTGACCTCACTGACCCCCTGGACGAGGCATATGCAGTCTCCATCACCATGGAGACCACAAAGCCCACCAGGCCTGCAACCTTGGGCTCGTCAGAGAAAGCGACCAGGCGGCTGATCAGCTCCTTCAGGTAGGTGGGCGCCCGGTTACCTACGTGCCCCTGCAGCTGGCGGAGGTGGTCCTGTAGGTGGGCCCTGGAGTCCAGGCTGTCTGGATTAGCTAGCAGATAGTGGTCGACGGCAACATCAGGCAGAGCACCGGCCTCCAACATGGCGGAGTAGAGCAGAGAGCCAACAGCAACCTGAGCCTCCGACTGCTCCTGTTCTGAGGCCAACAACTGCCCCATGATGAACGTCAGGATATCTGGGGGTGGGCAGGCGAgtgtgttgttgatgtaaatgCACAATGAGAAAAAAGCCTGTGGAAGACAGAGAAGAAAGCTTAAACACAGTAGAGTGTTTATCATACAGTGTTTATTACACAGTTCATAAAGTATACATTTGAGACACTTTCAGTTTCAGTCTAGAATTATTAATTAACCTCAGGTTAACCTTTGGTTAGTTATGCCTCTGTACATGCCATGTAAACAACTGTCCTCCTTATAGAGTAGCCTAAATTCATTCTAATCCTTAGCCTAGTGTAAGTGGTGAGATGATTTGTATGCGTCTCTTTATAAAGCAATTGGTTACGTGCTAAAACATTGTAAAAGCTTTAAAAACGTTTTTAAAAAGCATTCAATAAAAATAATTATGAACAGGATCACGTACAGTGCACAGAAAGGAAGTTGTTGATTTCATCATATCACCATTCATTCTCTCAGTATGAATAACCATGCCATAAAAAAAACGTTACAAATAATCGAACAACACTTCACATATCAACTGCATTCGTCTAGCTTTGGGCTCTTCCCTTACTGTAAGGCATTTACCGGGGAGTGTGTTCCTTACCGTTGTATCCAGCAGCCAGCTAATATGGCGGACAGTGGCCCGATTTTCTACACTGCAGCACTAAATCCAAGACAACAGGGAGAGAAACTAGGGCAGGGGAAAAACGAGAGCTCCCCCTACTGAATACTGCAAGGTCGAGCAACCATTGAGCCTTTTATTCTATAAAATGGGCCAAGGGCTGCCAACACATTGACCGTCTTTAACTTTCTAAAATGGTCCAAGGGCTTCCAACACATTAACCGTCTTTAACTTTATAAAATGGGACAAGGACTTTGAGTCATGTACTCGTGTAATGTGTTTTATTTTACCATGACTTCAGTTTTCATAGTGAATGCAGTCAAACTCTCCATTACAGTGTTAGTGTATGCTAAACCAATACTCAACCattgttcagcagttttatgtggagatgaccagggatgttctcttgataagtgtgtgaattggaccattttcctgtcaaaatgtaacgagccTTTTAAGCGTGTAAACTATTCAACGAGCTATGCGAGCAACTTTTCATCTACCATATTACactcttgaataatgcaacaattCAAAAGCATGTACAGACATCTAAATGGTTTATTTAATTGCCCATACACTCATTTAGTTTGAAGACAACACAGCCAATGTGGTACAGCAGCTAGCAAgctatagctaacgttagctagctaataacatttgataactcaagtaacatcagcattgtaaAGATGTACCCCTCATACGAATGTAAAAATACAGTACAGTTATCATAGTGTCATTCATATTATACAGAGCTTGGTAAACAAAATGTCTGCATCCTCCTCACATACTAACGTACTAGCTAAGTTCGCTAGGTAGTTAGTTAGCTGAACAATTTACCTTAGAACAAACCAAGCTTAATTTAATCAATATCATGCAAATCATTACATGGGAAACAGTGTGACTTAAAAAGTTGTAAATTCACTGGCGAGTTGCTACTTGCATTCCTGCCTGTTTTCTTTCAATTTCAGAGTAACTGGCTCTTACTTTCAGGTTAAAAACTCAATAAAAACAAGTTTCTAATATTAGGAAAATGCACATATATTTCAGCGGTTTCAAAAACATTGCTCTGCTATTACAGTGTATTATTGTCCCCCACAATGAAAtctgagaggggacagtggatggTTCTCCGTTTGTCCGTCCACTGACCCAattttgacataatttgagtgaaTTATGagtcttgccatagagatccgGTATTTACAAAATTACTCTGGATTGTCCCAAGGCGGGAGCTATAGTAATGAACGTACATTTGTGAGTCACACAAGAGAGGAAGTGGCGAAGCGAGAGGGCTAACTGGGCCAAAAATCTATCTGGGTGGCGTTTTGTTTTTGGCACATGACATGGAATACAGGGAATGGATTAGCTAGAGACTACAGGACTCGACATTAAGAGCTGCCTGCTGGCCCGGCAACATCTGCTGAGCTCACCGGGCCTGGTGGGCCACTTAATCAAGTTTTCATATGGCCCACCATATGCAGTGCATTTTCAAACTCCATAACAGAAGAAGGAAAAAATGTAGTCCAATATTTGTATTTAATCCTTCACAAATCTTCCTGCTGTCTGACGCGTTATCAACCAGATTTGCCCTCAATCTCGAATGAGCTCCGCCTCAGTAAACGACGTCCTTGTGCTGAGGATCATTACCTACCtaccatgtttttttctttgaattaTCTTTTagcagatctaatgtgttatgttctcctacaacaatttaacatttccacaaacttcaaagtgtttcctttcaaatggtatcaataatatgcatatacttgctacaggtcctgagctacaggcagttagatttgggtatgtcatttcaggcgAAAAGGGGCGGATCTTTAAGAGGTAAAAAAAACAGATTAATTTCCGAAACTGTTCATGAGCTACATCCTTTATTTATAAACGGAATATCAACTGTTGTTGGCAAGAGAGCCGCAACTCCTCACACAGCTGATTGCTCCACAGAAATAAATGTGTTCTAATCTGTCTATGGTTCTAATAAACCCAGTCACTATGCAACATTCCTAAATATAATCTCGGGAAAATACAACAGTTTTGATTGCAATTATTGAAAAGAGTGGGATTCCAGCTTGTCAGTGATGTATAATGTATTCCTCAACtccattttttgttttgtttacaatCTTGAGTgtctgacatgaatatcaaatAAGTAACTGTGGGAATCTTGTCGG harbors:
- the LOC124040729 gene encoding uncharacterized protein LOC124040729 isoform X2, which encodes MGQLLASEQEQSEAQVAVGSLLYSAMLEAGALPDVAVDHYLLANPDSLDSRAHLQDHLRQLQGHVGNRAPTYLKELISRLVAFSDEPKVAGLVGFVVSMVMETAYASSRGSVRSRGCQVEERRAELQDVMEEYLKRCRMHLKDEQKLREDTQRLEGQLSYLLTQLKNTMLREGPSSKALKHWASGAAFHTQMLLHLTRLEQRGDPLVVQAAMEQYQEDFREILPVYRCYKASTVTVIKCRGGLQTGEDPLTEGSVTGFTVVDKELGKSVSVPLPEDAPPGIVLITSDMCAQAYLERLFSPQGPIAELERYFLNSRESLRMKLMVQEPTDPNERLSIVETEPLDRR
- the LOC124040729 gene encoding uncharacterized protein LOC124040729 isoform X1; its protein translation is MVIHTERMNGDMMKSTTSFLCTAFFSLCIYINNTLACPPPDILTFIMGQLLASEQEQSEAQVAVGSLLYSAMLEAGALPDVAVDHYLLANPDSLDSRAHLQDHLRQLQGHVGNRAPTYLKELISRLVAFSDEPKVAGLVGFVVSMVMETAYASSRGSVRSRGCQVEERRAELQDVMEEYLKRCRMHLKDEQKLREDTQRLEGQLSYLLTQLKNTMLREGPSSKALKHWASGAAFHTQMLLHLTRLEQRGDPLVVQAAMEQYQEDFREILPVYRCYKASTVTVIKCRGGLQTGEDPLTEGSVTGFTVVDKELGKSVSVPLPEDAPPGIVLITSDMCAQAYLERLFSPQGPIAELERYFLNSRESLRMKLMVQEPTDPNERLSIVETEPLDRR